In the Quercus lobata isolate SW786 chromosome 5, ValleyOak3.0 Primary Assembly, whole genome shotgun sequence genome, one interval contains:
- the LOC115989255 gene encoding transcription factor GTE12 codes for MIAFETIVPNKELKVKFSSKRIEGTTGRQSFELGQHLSLGEWNETTVICSGKKLDSKAKSSMPGSNKRGPSDLIECPREKRQRMDRGVSLQCSTILKKLMTHPANWPFKKPVDPVELNIPDYFSIISKPMDLGTIKSKLEKNIYFGAGEFAADVRLTFSNAMLYNPPDNVVHKMAVELERFFESRWKPLEEKWNRESSKVGQGKFSSGRTKETKDTGQNIHNTPPLQNNSLFKSSMSSTEKVRRSCDGRDVELAKTAQKCTQKLSGKEFVKGTDNGSRHSYGSVNAKSPLSPIARKCGRCGSTTCQCSISCNSTHASSSDLSVQRSLDRDHRLCGADASRQAQLAKTTQKCTQKFSGKEIHKGIDNGSRHSCGSVNAKPSLSPITRKCGRCGSITCQCNSCDSTHTSSNDLSVQRSLDRDHRLCGVDTSRQSKSMSVSQISKSDPDSDGAVSALDDENTCLSSQLTAPAIDAASQGGWSAPDFAVQLSPKKALRAALLKSRFAETILKAQHKTLLDHGDKADPLKMQQEKQRLERRQREETARIEAQIREAEAALRRKEEAECKQQREREREAARVALQKMVKTVDFEENMVIQKELEMLFGCSVSSRLLHGSFTRTQLEQLGLFIKDDDDDEEELDFDGEEGEIFS; via the exons ATGATTGCATTTGAAACCATAGTGCCAAACAAAGAGCTTAAAGTTAAATTCTCCTCCAAAAGAATAGAAGGAACTACTGGGAGGCAATCATTTGAGCTGGGGCAGCATCTCTCACTTGGTGAATGGAATGAAACTACTGTAATTTGCAGTGGAAAGAAGTTGGATTCTAAGGCAAAGTCTTCTATGCCAGGGTCCAATAAGCGTGGACCCTCTGACTTGATAGAGTGTCCAAGGGAGAAGCGGCAAAGGATGGATCGTGGTGTGAGTTTGCAGTGTTCCACCATTCTGAAAAAGCTGATGACTCATCCAGCTAATTGGCCTTTTAAGAAACCAGTTGATCCTGTGGAATTAAATATTCCAGATTATTTCTCGATTATATCCAAACCCATGGATCTGGGAACAATAAAATCCAAACTGGagaaaaatatctattttggTGCTGGAGAGTTTGCAGCTGATGTTAGACTGACCTTTTCTAATGCGATGCTTTATAATCCTCCTGATAATGTAGTCCATAAGATGGCGGTTGAATTAGAAAGGTTTTTTGAGTCAAGATGGAAACCTTTGGAGGAAAAGTGGAATCGTGAAAGCTCAAAGGTAGGACAAGGAAAATTTTCAAGTGGAAGAACGAAGGAGACTAAGGATACAGGACAAAACATTCATAATACACCTCCTTTGCAAAATAATTCATTGTTTAAGAGCTCCATGTCATCCACTGAAAAGGTCAGAAGGAGCTGTGATGGAAGAGATGTTGAA CTCGCCAAGACGGCCCAGAAGTGCACGCAGAAGTTGTCTGGAAAAGAATTTGTCAAAG GCACTGACAACGGTAGCAGACATTCTTATGGTTCTGTCAATGCCAAGTCTCCATTGAGCCCGATTGCACGCAAATGTGGTAGATGTGGCAGCACTACATGCCAATGCAGCATTTCGTGTAATTCAACCCATGCATCCTCAAGTG ATTTATCTGTCCAAAGATCATTGGACAGAGATCATCGTTTATGTGGTGCTGATGCTTCAAGACAG GCACAGCTTGCCAAGACAACCCAGAAGTGCACACAGAAGTTTTCAGGAAAAGAAATTCACAAAG GCATTGACAATGGTAGCAGACATTCTTGTGGTTCTGTTAATGCAAAACCTTCATTGAGCCCAATCACTCGCAAATGTGGTAGATGTGGCAGCATTACATGCCAATGCAATTCTTGTGATTCAACCCACACATCCTCAAATG ATTTATCTGTCCAAAGATCATTGGACAGAGATCATCGTTTATGTGGTGTTGATACCTCCAGACAG tCAAAAAGCATGTCGGTATCCCAAATTAGTAAGTCAGATCCAGATTCTGATG GGGCTGTAAGTGCTTTGGATGATGAAAATACATGCCTTAGTTCTCAGCTCACAGCTCCCGCCATAGATGCTGCTTCCCAAGGAG GATGGAGTGCTCCAGATTTTGCTGTACAGCTGTCACCAAAGAAGGCTCTCCGTGCAGCACTGTTGAAGAGCCGCTTTGCAGAAACTATTCTGAAAGCCCAACATAAGACACTTCTTGACCAT GGTGACAAAGCTGATCCTTTGAAGATGCAGCAAGAAAAGCAAAGATTGGAAAGGAGACAGCGTGAAG AGACGGCTAGGATTGAAGCCCAAATTAGAGAAGCTGAAGCTGCCTTACGAAGGAAGGAAGAGGCTGAGTGTAAGCAGCAGcgggagagagaaagggaagcTGCTCGAGTTGCCTTGCAGAAG ATGGTAAAAACTGTTGATTTTGAGGAGAATATGGTGATCCAAAAAGAACTTGAGATGTTATTTGGCTGTTCAGTATCATCTCGTCTGCTCCATGGATCTTTCACTCGAACCCAATTAGAACAGTTAGGGTTATTTATCAAAGACGACGATGATGATGAAGAGGAACTTGATTTTGATGGGGAGGAAGGGGAAATTTTTTCGTGA
- the LOC115989256 gene encoding eukaryotic translation initiation factor 4E-1 produces the protein MVADETVKPGTLEEQSNTNAAPNPNPNPNPNPNLRAVEEEEEDELEEGEIAGGEDESKGSSATTAVTHPLEHSWTFWFDNPSAKSKQAAWGSSMRPIYTFSTVEEFWSVYNNIHHPGKLAVGADFYCFKDKIEPKWEDPVCANGGKWTLSFSRGKSDTCWLYTLLAMIGEQFDHGDEICGAVVNVRARQEKISLWTKNATNEAAQVSIGKQWKEFLDYNDNIGFIFHDDAKKLDRAAKNRYNA, from the exons ATGGTGGCAGACGAGACTGTGAAGCCCGGAACCTTGGAGGAACAGAGCAACACCAACGCTGctccaaacccaaacccaaacccaaacccaaacccaaacctgAGAGCtgtggaggaagaagaagaggatgagCTTGAAGAGGGAGAGATCGCTGGGGGAGAAGATGAGTCCAAGGGATCTTCAGCTACGACAGCTGTGACTCACCCTCTTGAGCATTCTTGGACTTTCTGGTTCGATAACCCATCTGCCAAGTCCAAGCAAGCCGCTTGGGGTAGCTCCATGAGACCCATCTACACCTTCTCTACAGTCGAGGAGTTCTGGAg CGTTTACAACAATATTCATCATCCTGGCAAGTTGGCTGTGGGAGCAGacttttattgttttaaggATAAAATAGAGCCAAAATGGGAGGACCCTGTTTGTGCTAATGGAGGGAAGTGGACTCTAAGCTTTTCTAGAGGGAAATCTGATACCTGTTGGCTATATACA TTGCTAGCAATGATTGGAGAACAATTTGATCATGGAGATGAAATTTGTGGAGCAGTTGTCAATGTCAGAGCTAGGCAGGAAAAAATATCTCTATGGACGAAGAATGCTACAAATGAGGCTGCACAG GTAAGTATTGGGAAACAGTGGAAGGAGTTCCTTGATTACAATGACAACATAGGATTTATATTTcat GATGATGCAAAGAAACTTGACAGAGCTGCTAAGAATCGCTACAACGCATGA